One Brevibacillus choshinensis genomic window carries:
- the queG gene encoding tRNA epoxyqueuosine(34) reductase QueG has translation MNEVQYWEQTKQSIIAYAKQIGIDKIGFASADPFLELKERLVEHRDRGYESGFEEPDLDKRTQPGLLVEGARSLISIALAYPSKLEQPPKSEPGAYRGILCRAAWGTDYHHVLRDKLDKLTGFITELEPGAQIESMVDTGALSDRAVAERAGLGFVGKNCALITDEFGSWVYLGELVTNLPLPADQPVEEGCGDCNICVDACPTGALVQGGQLNAQRCIAYLTQVKDFIPDEFRAKIGNRLYGCDTCQTVCPKNKGINMTHHSAFQPDPEIAKPLLLPLLDMSNKEFKEKFGLSSSSWRGKKPIQRNAILALAHFKDKSAVPQLIRLLESDPRPVIRGTAAWALGKIGGGEAHEALDKAKERESVAEVLAEVEKGLKWIREQTASGQ, from the coding sequence GTGAACGAGGTGCAGTACTGGGAACAAACGAAGCAGTCTATCATTGCCTATGCCAAGCAGATTGGGATCGACAAGATTGGATTTGCCAGCGCCGATCCCTTTCTGGAACTAAAGGAACGACTGGTTGAACATCGGGATAGGGGATACGAGTCCGGCTTTGAGGAGCCAGATTTGGATAAGCGTACGCAGCCAGGCTTGCTCGTCGAGGGGGCACGCTCCCTGATTTCAATCGCGCTTGCCTACCCTTCCAAGCTGGAGCAGCCGCCAAAGTCTGAGCCAGGAGCCTACCGAGGGATTCTTTGTCGAGCTGCATGGGGGACAGATTACCACCACGTCCTACGTGACAAGCTGGACAAGTTGACTGGTTTCATCACTGAGCTGGAGCCAGGGGCGCAGATCGAATCCATGGTGGATACGGGGGCTCTCTCGGATCGGGCTGTCGCTGAGCGTGCTGGATTAGGCTTTGTAGGGAAGAATTGCGCGCTGATTACGGATGAATTCGGCTCCTGGGTGTACCTGGGGGAGCTGGTGACAAACCTGCCCCTGCCGGCTGATCAGCCTGTTGAAGAAGGATGCGGAGATTGCAACATTTGTGTAGATGCCTGTCCGACCGGAGCGTTGGTGCAAGGGGGACAGCTAAATGCACAGAGATGCATCGCGTATTTGACACAAGTAAAGGATTTCATACCGGATGAATTCCGTGCCAAGATTGGCAACCGGCTTTACGGGTGCGATACGTGCCAGACGGTTTGCCCGAAAAATAAGGGAATAAACATGACGCATCACAGCGCGTTTCAGCCGGATCCCGAAATCGCTAAACCACTCCTGTTGCCGCTGCTCGACATGAGCAACAAGGAGTTCAAAGAAAAATTCGGGCTCTCCTCTTCGTCCTGGAGGGGGAAAAAGCCGATTCAGCGCAATGCGATCCTGGCCCTGGCTCATTTCAAGGATAAGTCGGCTGTCCCGCAGCTTATTCGTCTCTTAGAGAGCGATCCGCGCCCTGTGATTCGGGGAACGGCAGCGTGGGCATTGGGCAAGATCGGCGGCGGAGAAGCGCATGAAGCATTGGACAAAGCGAAAGAGCGTGAATCGGTAGCTGAGGTCTTGGCCGAGGTCGAAAAAGGATTAAAATGGATAAGGGAGCAGACTGCCAGCGGCCAATGA
- a CDS encoding amidase domain-containing protein — MDWRDFVRSYFDAVHKSWLDGNEQRLLPYYSDPVQGTESERERLQRGHRLLTERGGEIYSSRGRVVPLCWMETEQALDILLSWHGTRRYGMGAQEWTEASRRIHRLRLNKEMDSWKIAAHEEWEGDRKQPFDAQQNAEDAMSSMVDNAISQPMLVVHGAGGYNAENAVAYAERYWNSPNPAYPHFNDDCTNFISQCLYAGGIPMLFSKEKGKGWWIRTGKGSEWSYSWSVAHALYLMLKSGASPMRAVTKTSPDQLVPGDIICYDFDGDGRFQHNTIVVAKDANDMPLVNAHTTDSSMRYWAYEDSTAYTPNMRYAFFHIRGV, encoded by the coding sequence ATGGACTGGCGTGATTTTGTCCGGAGCTACTTCGATGCTGTCCATAAATCTTGGTTGGATGGAAATGAGCAGCGGTTGTTGCCCTATTATTCTGATCCCGTGCAGGGGACAGAGAGCGAAAGGGAGCGTCTGCAGAGGGGACATCGACTGCTGACAGAGCGAGGGGGAGAGATATACTCCTCACGGGGAAGAGTGGTTCCCCTGTGTTGGATGGAAACGGAGCAGGCGCTGGATATCCTGCTCTCGTGGCACGGGACTCGCCGATACGGAATGGGTGCTCAGGAATGGACGGAAGCTAGCAGGCGCATACATCGGCTTCGCCTGAATAAAGAGATGGACTCGTGGAAGATTGCCGCCCATGAGGAGTGGGAGGGAGATCGCAAACAACCGTTTGATGCCCAGCAGAACGCCGAAGACGCCATGTCGTCGATGGTGGATAACGCCATCTCCCAGCCCATGCTTGTCGTGCACGGGGCGGGAGGCTACAATGCCGAAAATGCAGTGGCCTATGCCGAGCGTTACTGGAATTCTCCCAATCCTGCCTATCCGCACTTTAACGATGATTGCACCAATTTTATTTCGCAATGCTTGTATGCCGGGGGTATCCCCATGCTATTTTCCAAGGAAAAGGGGAAAGGCTGGTGGATTCGGACCGGGAAAGGCAGCGAATGGAGCTACAGCTGGTCGGTGGCACACGCCTTGTACCTGATGCTGAAGTCCGGGGCATCTCCTATGCGGGCCGTGACGAAAACCTCTCCGGACCAGCTGGTTCCAGGTGACATCATATGCTATGACTTCGATGGGGATGGGCGCTTTCAGCACAATACGATCGTGGTGGCCAAGGACGCCAACGACATGCCGCTCGTCAACGCACATACCACCGACAGCAGCATGCGATACTGGGCGTATGAGGACTCCACAGCCTATACGCCGAATATGCGGTATGCGTTCTTTCACATACGCGGGGTGTAG
- a CDS encoding glycosyl hydrolase family 18 protein: MSLELGMAPRPKKRRRRALQFFFMLMLFMVAVFGAIYWFFMLRASTEHVQPYEGQKQVIVFEGARTSTPYLIDSNQVLLPFEFIKEKIDPAIFWDEPTKSVIIITKDKVLRMESGQVVAYLNKKPVNLQVPVKEVDGVRYVPMDPLEKLYPYAFVQKTDSGVLTVEKDGYAIQQAKVIADDEPQLVRTGASYRTPIVAELAAGAPVDVLGEADKWYRILTADGIAGFLPKESVTLTQVRKVSLDLPTPSKAEQQTAWKPLGQKINLVWEQVTNKNPNVEGIGAMPGVNVVSPTWFELKDPEGTLLNKADSGYVKWAHQRGYKVWGLVTNGFNPDWTKSILSSYDKRDKVIAQLIHYANLYDLDGINIDFENVYLDEKPKLVQFVRELTPYLHEQGLTVSIDVTIKSTAETWSMFLDRAALGQVVDYMAVMTYDEHWASSPKAGSVASLPWVENGLKGVMEEVPHQKLLLGVPFYTRLWTESKQADGSVKVSSKALSMPRAQEWISERKLTPKLDEASGQNYVEYTDPKDGNTYKMWLEDVTSIEKRMELVHKYNLAGAASWRRGYEVPEIWKAVEEGLNSQHEKPTP; the protein is encoded by the coding sequence ATGAGTCTGGAATTGGGGATGGCACCTCGTCCCAAGAAAAGGAGAAGGCGAGCGCTTCAGTTTTTCTTCATGCTCATGCTCTTTATGGTTGCCGTATTCGGCGCTATTTACTGGTTCTTCATGCTGAGGGCGTCCACGGAGCACGTCCAGCCGTATGAAGGTCAGAAGCAGGTCATCGTGTTTGAAGGAGCGCGTACATCCACGCCGTATCTGATTGATTCCAATCAGGTTTTACTGCCCTTTGAATTTATCAAGGAAAAAATCGATCCCGCCATTTTTTGGGACGAACCCACTAAATCGGTCATCATCATCACCAAGGACAAGGTTTTACGTATGGAAAGCGGGCAAGTCGTTGCCTACCTGAACAAGAAGCCTGTGAATTTGCAGGTTCCCGTCAAAGAAGTGGATGGCGTGCGATACGTTCCCATGGATCCGCTGGAAAAGCTGTACCCGTACGCCTTCGTGCAAAAAACGGATTCCGGTGTTCTCACCGTCGAAAAAGACGGGTATGCCATCCAGCAGGCAAAAGTGATCGCGGATGATGAGCCGCAGCTTGTGCGCACAGGTGCATCCTATCGAACGCCGATAGTCGCAGAATTGGCTGCAGGGGCTCCTGTCGATGTGCTGGGAGAGGCAGACAAGTGGTACCGTATCTTGACAGCTGATGGCATCGCCGGCTTTTTGCCAAAGGAGAGCGTGACATTGACGCAGGTTCGCAAGGTCAGTCTGGATCTTCCGACGCCATCAAAGGCAGAGCAGCAGACTGCGTGGAAGCCGTTGGGACAAAAGATCAATCTCGTGTGGGAGCAAGTCACGAACAAGAATCCGAATGTCGAAGGTATCGGCGCCATGCCAGGGGTCAATGTCGTCTCCCCTACCTGGTTTGAGCTGAAGGATCCGGAAGGGACGCTCTTGAACAAAGCAGACTCCGGTTACGTAAAATGGGCGCATCAGCGCGGATACAAGGTGTGGGGACTTGTCACCAATGGCTTCAACCCGGACTGGACCAAATCCATACTCAGCAGCTACGACAAGCGGGACAAAGTGATTGCGCAGCTGATCCATTACGCCAACCTGTATGATTTGGACGGAATCAATATCGACTTCGAGAATGTGTATTTGGATGAGAAGCCAAAGCTGGTCCAGTTTGTTCGGGAGCTGACGCCGTATCTGCATGAGCAAGGGCTGACGGTCTCGATCGACGTCACGATCAAATCGACAGCTGAGACTTGGTCGATGTTTCTTGACCGCGCTGCGCTCGGACAGGTGGTTGACTACATGGCGGTGATGACGTACGACGAGCATTGGGCGTCGAGTCCAAAGGCTGGCTCGGTAGCTTCCCTGCCATGGGTCGAAAACGGATTGAAGGGTGTCATGGAAGAGGTGCCGCATCAAAAGCTGCTGCTGGGTGTTCCGTTCTACACGCGTCTGTGGACGGAGAGCAAGCAGGCGGATGGCAGTGTGAAGGTGAGCTCCAAAGCTCTGTCGATGCCCCGGGCCCAGGAGTGGATCAGCGAACGCAAGCTGACTCCGAAGCTGGATGAAGCGAGCGGACAGAACTACGTGGAATACACGGACCCGAAGGATGGAAATACGTACAAGATGTGGCTGGAAGACGTCACTTCTATAGAGAAACGCATGGAGCTCGTGCACAAGTACAATCTCGCCGGGGCTGCGTCCTGGCGCAGGGGATATGAAGTGCCGGAAATTTGGAAGGCTGTTGAAGAGGGGTTAAACAGTCAGCACGAGAAACCGACACCGTAA
- the perR gene encoding peroxide-responsive transcriptional repressor PerR has product MTQRVEKAVEILKNTGVRMTPKRHAILTYLLETMTHPTADEIYKALEGKFPNMSVATIYNNLRVFKDAGLVVELTYGDASSRFDANVEEDHYHAICSKCGSISDFHFPYLRDAEESAAKDIGFHVTGHRMEVYGICDACQKNTH; this is encoded by the coding sequence ATGACACAGCGTGTAGAAAAAGCTGTAGAAATCCTGAAGAACACCGGGGTTCGAATGACACCTAAACGCCATGCAATTTTGACCTATTTGCTGGAGACGATGACTCACCCGACCGCTGACGAAATATACAAAGCTCTCGAAGGCAAATTCCCCAATATGAGTGTAGCTACGATTTATAACAATTTGCGCGTTTTTAAGGATGCGGGATTAGTTGTTGAATTGACTTATGGGGATGCGTCCAGCCGGTTTGATGCAAATGTGGAGGAAGATCACTATCACGCCATCTGCTCGAAGTGCGGATCGATCAGCGATTTTCATTTCCCTTATTTGCGGGACGCGGAAGAATCAGCAGCGAAAGACATCGGCTTTCACGTTACGGGCCATCGCATGGAAGTTTACGGCATCTGTGATGCCTGTCAGAAGAACACCCACTGA
- a CDS encoding YgzB family protein: MKKTERLSKIKRMRTWGNWSMVIGILLMYTGYAFFAGYLDFIPFLGTLLKGSHVFMTLLLIIGFILTMGSTVMFMISGMVSTSAPQVQCPSCQKVTKMLGKEDACMFCGQPLRLEDGQPQQNQT; the protein is encoded by the coding sequence ATGAAGAAAACTGAACGCCTGAGCAAGATCAAACGCATGCGCACTTGGGGTAACTGGAGCATGGTGATCGGTATTTTGCTGATGTATACAGGGTACGCCTTTTTTGCTGGATACTTGGACTTTATTCCTTTTCTCGGCACCCTGCTCAAAGGTTCTCACGTCTTTATGACTCTGCTGTTGATCATCGGCTTTATCTTGACGATGGGCAGCACGGTTATGTTTATGATTTCCGGAATGGTATCAACCTCTGCTCCACAGGTACAGTGCCCTTCGTGCCAAAAAGTAACCAAGATGCTTGGAAAAGAAGACGCCTGTATGTTTTGTGGACAGCCCCTGCGTCTCGAAGACGGACAACCCCAGCAAAACCAAACATAA
- a CDS encoding methylated-DNA--[protein]-cysteine S-methyltransferase, whose protein sequence is MANVLGYTTMDSPIGPLLLASTEEGLCYIQFEDEQNGLGPLQRWCKQTFLGVSPERDDARNEAVKAQLLEYFEGKRQTFDLPYVLHGTPFQKSVWNALADIPYGETRSYKDIAIAIGASKAVRAIGGANNRNPIPIVIPCHRVIGSNGALVGYGGGLPIKEHLLVLEGVPLQIQTSFDTAIR, encoded by the coding sequence ATGGCAAATGTACTGGGGTATACCACCATGGACTCACCAATTGGACCGTTGTTGCTTGCTTCTACCGAAGAAGGATTGTGCTACATCCAGTTTGAAGACGAACAAAATGGGCTGGGGCCCTTGCAGCGCTGGTGCAAACAAACGTTTCTCGGTGTCTCTCCCGAGCGTGATGACGCCAGAAATGAAGCAGTAAAAGCCCAGCTGCTGGAGTACTTCGAAGGGAAACGACAAACATTTGATTTGCCTTACGTGTTGCATGGGACGCCATTTCAGAAGTCAGTATGGAATGCGCTGGCCGATATCCCCTATGGCGAGACTCGCTCCTATAAAGATATTGCCATAGCAATAGGGGCATCCAAGGCGGTCCGGGCGATTGGAGGAGCGAATAACCGCAATCCGATTCCCATCGTCATTCCCTGCCACCGCGTCATCGGTTCCAATGGGGCCCTCGTAGGCTACGGAGGAGGATTGCCGATCAAGGAGCATTTATTGGTACTTGAAGGTGTTCCGCTGCAAATTCAGACTTCCTTTGATACAGCTATCCGTTAG
- a CDS encoding purine/pyrimidine permease: MKYGLNDKPPVGTTILSALQWMIVAVSSSVAVPLMIGDVYGLAPDEIGNLMQQTMFFIGLASLLQVWIGHRYPMLEGPAGLWWGIFIILAQIGSSVGLAPREIGQSFQIGLAMAGVLFLIFGLMGWIGKLQRWFTPLVSGTYMILLAVSLCSNILAGMLGIGFQHSKEVIPQVAIVSVAIVALVIIVMRTKRFSSFAVLFGMVAGWVLYALMGWTEPVRPAEQVIAWPSLFFWGNPRWDWGVILTSMLTGFVLLTNLVTSMVVMGKATDTEPTDEQYNRGGIFTGVSHLLSGLGGVVGMIPLSLAAAVIQTTRMASRLPFMLAMVGIMVIGLLPYVAHFLAALPTPVAYAAMFISYTQLLGFGLKDYVNVKMNDRTITVGGSSLLVGIGVMFVPSSAWQHLPALVSFLFGNGLLLGVIVCLVLEHVVFRERGDDQKKEDGHAA; the protein is encoded by the coding sequence ATGAAGTACGGTTTGAATGACAAACCGCCAGTGGGCACAACCATTTTGTCTGCCCTCCAATGGATGATCGTCGCAGTATCGAGCAGTGTGGCAGTCCCCTTGATGATCGGCGATGTCTACGGCCTTGCGCCGGATGAAATCGGCAACCTGATGCAGCAGACCATGTTTTTTATCGGGTTGGCGTCTCTCTTGCAGGTATGGATCGGTCACCGATATCCGATGCTGGAAGGGCCAGCAGGGCTCTGGTGGGGGATCTTCATTATTTTGGCGCAGATCGGATCGAGTGTGGGCCTAGCACCTCGTGAGATTGGGCAATCCTTTCAGATCGGACTCGCTATGGCTGGGGTTTTGTTCTTGATCTTTGGCTTGATGGGATGGATCGGGAAGCTGCAGCGATGGTTCACGCCTCTCGTCTCAGGGACGTATATGATCCTGCTGGCTGTCTCGTTGTGCAGCAACATTTTGGCGGGGATGCTGGGGATCGGATTTCAACATTCCAAGGAAGTGATCCCGCAGGTGGCGATTGTCTCTGTGGCAATCGTTGCGTTAGTGATCATAGTGATGCGGACAAAACGCTTTTCCAGCTTCGCGGTTTTGTTTGGAATGGTAGCTGGATGGGTGCTGTACGCCCTCATGGGTTGGACGGAGCCAGTCCGTCCTGCTGAACAGGTGATTGCGTGGCCGTCGCTCTTTTTCTGGGGAAATCCCCGCTGGGATTGGGGAGTGATTCTGACGAGCATGCTGACGGGCTTCGTGCTGTTGACGAATCTGGTAACGAGCATGGTCGTCATGGGAAAAGCCACGGATACGGAACCGACCGATGAGCAGTATAACCGCGGAGGCATCTTTACAGGGGTGTCCCATCTTTTGTCCGGGCTTGGGGGAGTAGTCGGGATGATTCCCCTTTCGCTTGCAGCTGCGGTCATCCAGACGACGCGTATGGCTTCTCGATTGCCCTTTATGCTGGCCATGGTCGGCATCATGGTCATCGGCTTGCTGCCGTATGTGGCACACTTCCTGGCGGCTCTGCCGACTCCGGTTGCTTATGCAGCCATGTTCATCTCCTACACGCAGCTGCTCGGATTCGGTCTGAAGGATTACGTGAATGTGAAAATGAACGATCGGACGATTACGGTTGGAGGAAGCTCTTTGCTGGTGGGGATTGGCGTGATGTTTGTGCCATCGTCTGCGTGGCAGCACTTGCCTGCACTCGTCAGCTTCTTGTTCGGTAACGGCCTCTTGCTAGGGGTTATTGTTTGCCTGGTGCTGGAGCATGTCGTTTTCCGGGAGCGAGGAGACGATCAAAAGAAAGAAGACGGCCACGCTGCTTGA
- the rnhA gene encoding ribonuclease HI, whose product MTIREVEIYTDGACSGNPGPGGWGAVLMYGQHIKEMSGAELNTTNNRMELQAAIEALSVLKEPCQVTLYSDSAYLVNCFQQGWYKGWLKNGWKNSKGQPVENQDLWKELLRLMDIHKVQYVKVKGHADNKWNNRCDELATGAIKQL is encoded by the coding sequence ATGACGATACGTGAAGTGGAAATTTATACGGATGGTGCCTGCTCAGGCAACCCGGGTCCGGGTGGTTGGGGAGCTGTCCTGATGTACGGGCAGCACATCAAAGAAATGTCTGGTGCGGAATTAAATACTACGAACAACCGGATGGAGCTTCAGGCGGCCATCGAGGCTCTCTCGGTGTTAAAAGAGCCTTGCCAAGTTACCTTGTACAGCGACAGCGCCTATCTGGTCAATTGCTTCCAGCAGGGCTGGTACAAGGGCTGGCTGAAAAACGGCTGGAAGAATAGCAAGGGACAGCCTGTGGAGAATCAGGATTTGTGGAAAGAACTGCTTCGTTTGATGGACATTCATAAAGTACAGTACGTGAAGGTAAAAGGACACGCCGACAACAAGTGGAACAACCGCTGCGATGAGTTGGCGACTGGAGCGATCAAACAGCTGTGA
- a CDS encoding B3/B4 domain-containing protein gives MKVQLDASVSERLPQLSLGILHYSGASVSDSPKMLQGRINYFVESLRLEHDPARLTDIEGIRGWRAAFKQVGTDPSRYRPSSEALLRRLLQGNAFFWINSAVDINNFFSVLHALPFGIYDQDQLVGDVALRIGRSEDVYEGLNGREVNMEDKLLLSDEKGAFGSPIVDSKRSCVTENSRNLMQVIFFHEQVGQQKKEEILGSVGRMFTDINGGDLTRSYILSV, from the coding sequence ATGAAAGTACAGCTGGACGCTTCTGTATCCGAACGCCTCCCTCAACTTTCTCTGGGCATTCTCCACTACAGCGGTGCTTCCGTCAGCGACTCTCCCAAAATGCTTCAAGGCCGCATCAATTACTTTGTGGAAAGCCTCCGTCTCGAGCATGATCCTGCACGCTTGACTGATATTGAAGGCATTCGCGGGTGGCGAGCCGCTTTCAAACAAGTCGGCACCGATCCTTCGCGCTACCGTCCCTCATCCGAGGCGCTGCTTCGCAGACTTTTGCAAGGAAATGCCTTTTTCTGGATCAATAGCGCTGTTGACATCAATAATTTCTTCTCCGTCCTCCACGCTCTTCCTTTTGGGATTTATGACCAAGATCAATTGGTCGGAGATGTGGCCTTGCGAATCGGCCGCAGTGAAGACGTATACGAGGGATTGAACGGTCGCGAGGTCAACATGGAAGACAAGCTGCTTCTCTCGGATGAAAAGGGGGCTTTTGGCAGCCCGATCGTGGACTCCAAACGCTCCTGTGTCACCGAAAACAGCCGCAACCTGATGCAAGTGATCTTTTTCCACGAGCAGGTAGGCCAGCAAAAGAAGGAAGAGATCCTGGGTTCAGTAGGCCGGATGTTTACGGATATCAATGGCGGGGATTTGACCCGCTCTTATATTCTCTCTGTATAA